The proteins below are encoded in one region of Lactuca sativa cultivar Salinas chromosome 3, Lsat_Salinas_v11, whole genome shotgun sequence:
- the LOC111920289 gene encoding uncharacterized mitochondrial protein AtMg00810-like: MKEPGELKHFLGLEVDCTKEGLFLCQQKYTRDILQKFGMLECKSVSTPIEQNAKICAHEAKELDDGTMYRQLVGSLIYLTLSRPDIAYAVEVMSRYMQSLKKPHLDAARRILRYVKGTIDYGLLYKKGEDCKLVGYCDADYAGDHDTRRSTTGYVFKLGSGPISWCSKRQPTVSLSTTEAEYKAAAVAAQESTWLVLLMEELHQNVDYAVPLYCDNQSTIQLAENPVFHARTKHVEVHYHFIREKVLMEEIEMRQIKTDDQIVDLFTKGLSIGKCECFRYQLNMVRKMGASVEGEC; this comes from the coding sequence ATGAAAGAGCCGGGGGAGCTTAAACACTTCTTGGGGCTAGAAGTTGATTGTACAAAGGAAGGGTTGTTCCTTTGTCAACAAAAGTATACAAGAGATATACTTCAAAAGTTTGGCATGTTGGAGTGTAAGTCAGTATCAACACCAATAGAGCAAAATGCCAAGATATGTGCTCATGAAGCAAAAGAGTTGGACGATGGAACAATGTATCGACAACTAGTAGGTAGTCTTATCTACCTAACTTTATCTCGGCCTGACATTGCTTATGCAGTTGAAGTTATGAGTCGATACATGCAAAGTCTGAAGAAACCTCATTTGGATGCTGCCCGACGGATCTTGAGATATGTCAAAGGTACAATTGACTATGGTCTCTTGTATAAAAAAGGAGAAGACTGCAAGTTGGTTGGATATTGTGATGCTGACTATGCAGGAGACCATGATACCCGAAGATCAACCACTGGGTATGTGTTCAAGCTTGGGTCAGGGCCAATATCATGGTGTAGTAAAAGACAACCAACCGTATCATTGTCAACCACAGAAGCCGAGTACAaagcagcggctgtagcagctcAAGAAAGTACATGGTTGGTACTCCTAATGGAGGAATTACATCAAAACGTTGACTATGCAGTACCACTTTACTGCGATAACCAATCTACAATTCAGCTGGCAGAAAATCCAGTATTTCATGCTAGAACAAAGCATGTGGAAGTGCATTATCACTTTATCAGAGAGAAAGTCTTGATGGAAGAAATTGAGATGCGACAGATCAAGACTGATGACCAAATAGTTGACTTGTTCACcaaagggctgagtattggaaaATGTGAGTGTTTTCGCTATCAGCTTAACATGGTACGAAAAATGGGGGCTAGTGTTGAGGGGGAGTGTTAA
- the LOC111920290 gene encoding probable leucine-rich repeat receptor-like protein kinase At1g35710: protein MAKLMSSSNFLFFSLAVLITVSSIPNFASASLKEVKALLKWKESLEIPNNSLLSSWIPLPMNSSASVPCTSWFGIVCNADGSIKNLNLSSSGLKGTLHQFPFSLLHSLTHFDLGMNNFFGPIPPEIRHLSKLVYLDFSVNKFSGVIPPEIGNLYQLTILYLYSNNISGSIPSSLGDLTSLNVLYLHQNQLSGPIPIELGNLSSLTELAMYKNQLNGSIPSSLGDLTHLSVLYLYKNQLSGPIPIELGNLKSLTDLEVTDNQLSGSIPSSFGDLTSLNVLYLQNNQLTGQIPIELGNLKSLTFLVVYNNQLNGSIPSSLGNLTFLNVLSLYKNQLSGPIPIELGNLKSLTQLPLNDNQLSGSIPSSLGDLTYLDILLLQNNHLSGHIPIELGNLKSLTYLVINNNQLSGSIPSSLSNLTSLNVLYLYKNQLSGPIPTEFGNLKSLNDLGLSSNQLSGPIPIELTYLKSLTNLEVGLNQLNGSIPSSLANLSNLQWLALQDNKFSGPIPSELGKLKFLTHLSLSRNQLRGSIPSSFGDLTSLNFLYMYHNQLAGPIPTQIVNLKSLTDLKVNGNQISGSIPLEFGNLTQLQRLDLSSNHLIGEIPKEFGKMKSMLNLCLADNQLKGIIPQELEFYELLEELDLSRNRLNGSIPKSIGKWVHIHYLNLSNNQLSEKIPSEIGKLVHLTELDLSQNLLTDEIPSEVQSLQSLQKLNLFHNRLSGSIPIAFTSLPSGIAIDLSNNELTGPVPLSSNFENASLQGNPGLCGNFTGLKLCPTQILKKKNNPFHHRLILVIMLPLIGAILLGFFMCGFIAYRKQKKHSPRKPLEKEGGDYFSITSFDGGVVYDDILKATNDFDEAYSIGTGGYGAVYKAEIQPNNVVAVKKLHSSSENVDHNGFLNEIQALTNIRHQNIVKLYGYCSHARHSFLIYEYLEKGSLGSILRSDVLVQELDWLKRINIVKAIANGLAYMHHDCSPPIIHRDISIANILLDSDYEAHISDFGTSKLLKLDSSNWTAIAGTYGYIAPELAYTMVVTEKCDVYSFGIVALEVIMGKHPGELPTLSAGYLVLSNVGDSRIPLPSPQVEKRVNLVLNLSRACLNSNPQERPTMRQVSNLLMKD, encoded by the exons ATGGCAAAGCTAATGTCTTCTTCAAACTTCTTATTTTTCTCTCTAGCAGTCTTAATCACAGTCTCCTCCATACCAAATTTCGCTTCTGCTTCTTTGAAGGAAGTCAAGGCTCTTCTGAAATGGAAAGAAAGCCTTGAAATCCCAAACAACTCCTTGCTCTCTTCATGGATTCCCCTCCCAATGAATTCCAGTGCATCAGTTCCATGCACTTCTTGGTTTGGAATAGTTTGCAATGCTGATGGGAGCATTAAGAACTTGAACCTCAGTTCATCTGGATTAAAAGGTACACTCCACCAATTTCCATTCTCTTTGCTACACAGTCTTACACATTTTGATCTCGGTATGAACAACTTCTTTGGCCCCATTCCACCAGAAATCCGACACCTGTCGAAACTTGTCTATCTTGATTTTTCAGTGAATAAGTTTTCTGGAGTTATCCCACCTGAAATTGGAAACCTGTACCAGTTAACCATCTTGTACCTATACTCAAACAATATATCTGGCTCAATTCCTTCATCATTGGGTGATTTAACATCTTTGAATGTCCTTTATTTGCACCAAAATCAACTCTCTGGTCCCATTCCAATTGAGCTTGGAAATTTGAGTTCTCTCACTGAGCTAGCCATGTACAAGAATCAACTTAATGGTTCTATTCCTTCATCATTGGGTGATTTAACACATTTGAGTGTCCTTTATTTGTATAAAAATCAACTCTCTGGTCCCATTCCCATTGAACTTGGGAATTTGAAATCTCTCACTGATCTTGAGGTGACCGACAATCAACTTAGTGGTTCTATTCCTTCATCATTCGGTGATTTAACATCTCTGAATGTCCTTTATTTGCAAAATAATCAACTCACTGGTCAAATTCCAATTGAACTTGGGAATTTGAAGTCTCTCACTTTTCTTGTAGTATACAACAATCAACTTAATGGTTCTATTCCTTCATCATTGGGTAATTTGACATTTTTGAATGTCCTTTCTTTGTATAAGAATCAACTCTCTGGTCCCATTCCAATTGAACTTGGGAATTTGAAATCTCTCACTCAGCTCCCGTTAAATGACAATCAGCTTAGTGGTTCTATTCCTTCATCATTGGGTGATTTGACATATCTGGATATCCTTCTTTTGCAAAATAATCATCTCTCAGGTCACATTCCTATTGAACTTGGGAATTTGAAATCTCTTACTTATCTTGTGATCAACAATAATCAACTTAGTGGTTCTATTCCTTCATCGTTGAGTAATTTGACATCTTTGAATGTCCTTTATTTGTACAAGAATCAACTCTCTGGTCCCATTCCAACtgaatttgggaatttgaaatCTCTCAATGATCTTGGGTTGAGCAGTAATCAACTTAGTGGTCCCATTCCCATTGAACTTACTTATTTGAAGTCTCTCACTAATCTTGAGGTGGGTTTGAATCAACTTAATGGTTCTATTCCTTCATCACTAGCAAACCTGAGCAACTTACAATGGCTGGCTCTCCAAGATAATAAATTTTCTGGTCCCATTCCTAGTGAACTTGGGAAGTTGAAGTTTCTTACACATCTTTCGTTGAGTAGAAATCAGCTTAGAGGTTCTATTCCGTCATCATTTGGTGATTTGACATCGTTAAATTTTCTTTATATGTATCACAATCAGCTTGCTGGTCCCATTCCTACTCAAATAGTGAATTTGAAGTCTCTCACAGATCTTAAAGTCAACGGCAATCAAATTAGTGGTTCTATTCCTCTAGAGTTTGGAAATTTAACTCAACTACAAAGACTTGATCTGTCTTCGAATCATTTGATTGGTGAGATCCCAAAGGAATTTGGGAAGATGAAAAGTATGTTGAATTTATGCTTGGCTGATAACCAACTTAAAGGTATTATACCTCAGGAGCTTGAATTCTATGAACTCTTGGAAGAACTCGATCTCTCCAGAAATAGATTGAATGGGTCGATACCAAAAAGTATTGGTAAATGGGTACACATCCACTACCTGAATCTTAGTAATAACCAGCTTAGTGAGAAAATTCCATCTGAGATTGGTAAATTAGTTCAtcttacagaacttgatttgtcTCAGAATTTGCTCACAGACGAGATACCATCTGAAGTTCAAAGTTTGCAAAGTTTGCAAAAATTGAATCTTTTTCACAATAGACTATCTGGTTCTATTCCAATCGCATTTACAAGTTTGCCTAGTGGGATTGCCATCGATCTGTCCAACAATGAACTCACAGGTCCAGTTCCCCTTTCCTCTAACTTTGAGAATGCATCCTTACAAGGAAATCCAGGTTTGTGTGGAAACTTTACGGGACTAAAACTTTGTCCAACTCAAATCTTGAAGAAGAAAAATAACCCCTTTCATCATCGACTAATCCTTGTAATTATGCTCCCTCTTATCGGGGCAATTTTACTTGGTTTTTTCATGTGTGGCTTCATTGCTTATCGAAAACAAAAGAAACATTCTCCACGGAAACCATTGGAAAAAGAAGGTGGTGATTATTTCTCCATAACAAGTTTTGATGGAGGAGTAGTGTATGATGACATCTTgaaagcaacaaatgattttgatGAAGCATACTCTATTGGGACCGGAGGATATGGGGCTGTGTACAAAGCCGAGATACAACCTAACAATGTGGTAGCTGTCAAGAAACTTCATTCATCATCTGAGAATGTGGATCATAATGGATTCCTTAACGAGATACAAGCATTAACCAACATAAGGCATCAAAACATAGTGAAACTTTATGGATATTGCTCACATGCCCGCCACTCATTTTTGATTTATGAATACCTTGAAAAGGGAAGCCTTGGATCAATCTTAAGAAGTGATGTTTTAGTACAAGAACTTGATTGGTTGAAAAGGATAAATATTGTAAAGGCTATAGCTAATGGTTTGGCTTATATGCATCATGATTGCTCACCTCCTATAATTCATAGAGACATTTCCATTGCCAATATCCTTCTTGATTCTGATTATGAGGCACATATTTCTGATTTTGGCACTTCCAAGCTTCTAAAGCTAGACTCATCCAACTGGACTGCAATTGCAGGAACCTATGGTTATATCGCGCCAG AGCTTGCTTATACGATGGTGGTGACCGAGAAATGTGATGTATATAGCTTTGGGATCGTTGCACTAGAAGTGATCATGGGAAAACATCCCGGTGAACTACCAACATTGTCTGCTGGTTATCTAGTATTATCAAATGTTGGAGATAGTCGTATTCCACTTCCCTCACCACAAGTTGAGAAACGAGTAAATTTGGTACTGAATCTCTCAAGAGCATGTTTGAACTCGAATCCGCAAGAACGGCCAACAATGCGCCAAGTTTCAAATCTATTGATGAAGGATTGA